A single Methanolobus sp. ZRKC5 DNA region contains:
- a CDS encoding sulfide-dependent adenosine diphosphate thiazole synthase, which yields MELDEIVITRAIVDEFSKVFLDYTDVDVALVGGGPANLVAAKYLGEAGLKTALFEKKLSIGGGMWGGGMMFPRIVVQEDAKHILDDFDIDYHEYEKGYYVASSIESVAKLICGATGAGVEIFNLIDVEDVMIRENDTVCGLVINWGPVSTARLHVDPLAVRAKVVIDGTGHDAGICSTVQRKVPGAEFGELGVVGEKPMWADVGERMLMETTKEVYPGLIVTGMAANAVAGAPRMGPVFGGMMLSGKKAAEIAIKKLKEQGSI from the coding sequence ATGGAACTAGACGAAATTGTTATTACAAGAGCTATAGTTGATGAATTTTCAAAGGTTTTTCTTGATTACACTGATGTGGATGTAGCACTTGTAGGTGGAGGCCCTGCAAACCTGGTTGCTGCTAAATACCTTGGTGAGGCTGGACTTAAAACTGCCCTTTTTGAGAAAAAACTCTCAATCGGAGGAGGAATGTGGGGAGGAGGAATGATGTTCCCTCGCATAGTAGTCCAGGAAGATGCAAAACATATCCTTGATGATTTTGACATTGATTACCATGAGTATGAAAAAGGATACTATGTGGCAAGTTCTATAGAATCCGTTGCAAAGTTGATCTGTGGCGCAACCGGAGCAGGCGTAGAGATATTCAATCTTATTGATGTAGAAGATGTGATGATACGTGAGAATGACACTGTTTGTGGCCTTGTGATCAACTGGGGACCGGTTTCCACGGCACGCCTTCATGTCGATCCACTTGCCGTGCGCGCAAAGGTTGTTATTGACGGAACTGGACATGATGCCGGTATTTGCAGCACCGTGCAGCGTAAAGTACCAGGCGCAGAATTTGGCGAACTGGGTGTTGTAGGGGAAAAACCCATGTGGGCAGATGTAGGAGAGCGTATGCTAATGGAAACTACTAAAGAAGTGTATCCTGGCCTCATAGTCACCGGAATGGCAGCTAATGCTGTTGCTGGTGCACCCAGAATGGGACCGGTATTTGGCGGAATGATGCTGTCTGGGAAAAAAGCTGCTGAAATTGCAATTAAAAAACTGAAAGAACAGGGCAGCATATAA